A genomic region of Bradyrhizobium sp. ORS 278 contains the following coding sequences:
- the prfB gene encoding peptide chain release factor 2 (programmed frameshift), protein MRAEIEKIVEEIKQSVGLLRRHLDVETSTARLAELNKLAEDPNLWNDPQKAQRLMQERTSLEDSLTGIGKVERELSDNIEMIELGEAENDAGVVAEAENALKELKKEVARRELEALLSGEADKFDTYLEVHAGAGGTESQDWASMLLRMYTRWAETHGFKVEYLEESLGEEAGIKSATIQISGHNAYGWLKTEAGVHRLVRISPFDSNARRHTSFSSVQIFPVIDDSIKIDIKESDVRVDTMRSGGAGGQHVNKTESAVRLTHIPTGVAVVCQAGRSQHKNRAQAWDMLRARLYEIELKKREEKAAADQAAKTEIGWGHQIRSYVLQPYQMVKDLRTGVQTSDTSGVLNGDLDEFMAATLAQRAFGTSPGAVIEDVD, encoded by the exons ATGCGCGCCGAGATCGAAAAAATCGTAGAAGAGATAAAGCAGTCGGTCGGGCTGCTGAGGAGGCATCTT GACGTCGAGACATCGACGGCAAGGCTGGCCGAGCTGAACAAGCTCGCTGAAGATCCCAATCTCTGGAACGACCCCCAGAAGGCGCAACGGCTGATGCAGGAGCGGACCTCGCTGGAGGATTCGCTGACCGGCATTGGCAAGGTCGAGCGTGAGCTCAGCGACAACATCGAGATGATCGAGCTCGGCGAGGCCGAGAACGACGCCGGTGTGGTCGCGGAGGCCGAGAACGCGCTCAAGGAGCTGAAGAAGGAGGTCGCCCGGCGCGAGCTCGAGGCTCTGCTGTCCGGCGAGGCCGACAAGTTCGACACCTATCTCGAGGTTCACGCCGGGGCCGGTGGCACCGAGAGCCAGGACTGGGCCTCGATGCTGCTGCGCATGTACACGCGCTGGGCCGAGACTCACGGCTTCAAGGTCGAGTATCTCGAAGAGTCGCTTGGCGAAGAGGCCGGCATCAAGTCGGCGACCATCCAGATCTCCGGCCACAATGCCTATGGCTGGCTGAAGACGGAAGCCGGCGTGCATCGCCTGGTGCGAATCTCGCCGTTCGATTCGAACGCACGCCGCCACACCTCGTTCTCGTCGGTGCAGATCTTCCCGGTCATCGACGACTCGATCAAGATCGACATCAAGGAGTCCGACGTCCGCGTCGATACCATGCGGTCGGGCGGCGCCGGCGGTCAGCACGTCAACAAGACCGAATCGGCGGTGCGTCTGACGCATATCCCGACCGGTGTCGCGGTGGTCTGCCAGGCCGGCCGCTCGCAGCACAAGAACCGTGCCCAGGCCTGGGACATGTTGCGTGCGCGCCTCTACGAGATCGAGCTGAAGAAGCGCGAGGAGAAGGCGGCCGCGGACCAGGCCGCCAAGACCGAGATCGGCTGGGGCCACCAGATCCGCTCCTATGTGCTGCAGCCCTATCAGATGGTGAAGGACCTGCGCACGGGCGTGCAGACCTCCGACACTTCGGGCGTGCTCAACGGCGATCTCGACGAGTTCATGGCGGCCACGCTGGCCCAGCGCGCCTTCGGCACCTCGCCGGGAGCCGTGATCGAGGATGTGGACTAG
- a CDS encoding penicillin-binding protein 1A, with product MRFLVRFLGFLFAAGTVVFLVGVAAAAGLIWHFSKDLPDYSQLQDYEPPVMTRVHAADGSLVGEYARERRLYLPIQAVPKLVINAFLAAEDKNFYEHGGIDFTGMARAAVVYAQNFGSNRRPQGASTITQQVAKNFLLTNEVSFARKIKEALLAMRIERTYSKDKILELYLNEIYLGSGAYGIAAASLVYFDKSVNELTVAEASYLAALPKMPGSLHPIRNRDRAIERRNYVVDRLLENGWIKQADAEKARKDPLTIASRNTGAHIFAGEYFAEEVRRDIFERYGEKKLYEGGLSVRTTLDPKIQVMARKAMVAGLVRYDQEQGYRGPVSKLDTSGDWGLKLAEIKSLSDISPWRMAVVLETSDQSARIGFQPPRELGGAVSKERQTGLITLDGVKWARAATGNGRGKVPTSVAQVLQPGDVIYADPLFKEGNPVEGQYRLEQLPEVSGAMVAMDPNTGRVLAMVGGFSFDQSQFNRATQAYRQPGSSFKPIVYSSALDNGYTPSTQVVDAPIEIDQGQGGQVWRPDNFSNGKYLGPTTLRNALRLSLNTVTVRLAQDVGMPLISEYARRFGVYDELPNYLSYALGAGETTAMRMVTAYSMIANGGRRVKPTLIDRIQDRYGHTIFKHDARECRGCDAPDGWKNQSEPQLVDRREQVLDTMTAYQITSMLEGVVQAGTATVLKEVGKPIAGKTGTTNEAKDAWFVGFSPDLAVAIYMGYDKPRPLGKGNAATGGHLAAPIAKDFMKLALADKPATPFKIPAGIKLVRVDAKTGMRAGPGDSGRTIMEAFKPGTAPPDNYSVIGVADADGRMMPPQNGGQPDSGNFIIRPGTGSLY from the coding sequence ATGCGCTTTCTGGTGCGGTTTTTGGGCTTCCTGTTCGCGGCCGGTACCGTTGTGTTCCTCGTCGGCGTTGCGGCGGCAGCGGGCCTGATCTGGCATTTCTCCAAGGATCTTCCCGACTATTCCCAGCTGCAGGATTACGAGCCTCCGGTCATGACACGGGTTCACGCGGCTGACGGCTCCCTGGTCGGCGAATACGCCAGGGAGCGCCGGCTCTATCTGCCGATCCAGGCGGTTCCCAAGCTCGTCATCAACGCCTTCCTCGCCGCCGAGGACAAGAACTTCTATGAGCACGGCGGCATCGATTTCACCGGCATGGCGCGTGCCGCGGTCGTCTACGCCCAGAACTTTGGCTCGAATCGCCGCCCGCAGGGCGCGTCGACGATCACCCAGCAGGTCGCCAAGAACTTCCTTCTGACCAACGAGGTCTCGTTCGCGCGCAAGATCAAGGAAGCGTTGCTGGCGATGCGCATCGAGCGCACCTATTCCAAGGACAAGATCCTCGAGCTGTACCTGAACGAGATCTATCTCGGGTCCGGCGCCTATGGCATCGCGGCGGCGTCGCTGGTGTATTTCGACAAATCGGTCAACGAGCTCACGGTCGCGGAGGCGTCGTATCTCGCCGCGCTCCCGAAGATGCCGGGCAGCCTGCATCCGATCCGCAATCGCGACCGCGCCATCGAGCGCCGCAACTACGTCGTCGACCGTCTGCTGGAGAACGGCTGGATCAAGCAGGCCGACGCCGAGAAGGCGCGCAAGGATCCGCTGACGATCGCGAGCCGCAATACCGGCGCTCACATCTTCGCCGGCGAATACTTCGCCGAGGAGGTGCGCCGCGACATCTTCGAGCGCTATGGCGAGAAGAAGCTTTACGAAGGCGGCCTCTCGGTCCGCACCACGCTCGACCCGAAGATCCAGGTCATGGCGCGTAAGGCAATGGTCGCCGGCCTCGTTCGCTATGACCAGGAGCAGGGCTATCGGGGACCCGTGTCCAAGCTCGACACCTCCGGCGACTGGGGCCTCAAGCTCGCGGAAATCAAATCGCTCTCGGACATCTCGCCGTGGCGGATGGCGGTGGTGCTCGAGACCAGCGACCAGTCCGCCCGCATCGGGTTCCAGCCGCCGCGCGAGCTCGGCGGCGCCGTCAGCAAGGAGCGGCAGACGGGTCTGATCACGCTTGACGGCGTGAAATGGGCGCGCGCGGCGACCGGCAATGGCCGCGGCAAGGTGCCTACGTCGGTCGCCCAGGTGCTGCAGCCGGGCGACGTGATCTACGCCGATCCGCTGTTCAAGGAAGGCAACCCGGTCGAGGGCCAGTATCGTCTCGAGCAGCTGCCCGAGGTGTCCGGCGCGATGGTCGCCATGGACCCCAACACCGGGCGCGTGCTCGCCATGGTCGGCGGCTTCTCGTTCGATCAAAGCCAGTTCAATCGCGCCACGCAGGCCTATCGTCAGCCTGGTTCGTCGTTCAAGCCGATCGTCTACTCCTCGGCGCTCGACAATGGCTACACGCCCTCGACCCAGGTCGTCGACGCGCCGATCGAGATCGACCAGGGGCAGGGTGGCCAGGTCTGGCGTCCTGACAACTTCTCCAACGGCAAGTATCTCGGACCCACGACCCTGCGCAACGCGCTGCGGCTGTCGCTGAACACGGTGACGGTGCGCCTCGCGCAGGACGTCGGCATGCCCTTGATCTCGGAATATGCGCGCCGCTTCGGCGTCTATGACGAACTGCCGAATTATCTCTCCTACGCGCTCGGTGCCGGCGAGACCACGGCCATGCGCATGGTCACGGCGTACTCGATGATTGCCAATGGCGGCCGCCGGGTGAAGCCGACCCTGATCGACCGTATCCAGGACCGCTACGGCCACACCATCTTCAAGCACGATGCCCGCGAGTGCCGCGGCTGCGACGCGCCGGACGGCTGGAAGAACCAGAGCGAGCCGCAACTGGTCGACCGCCGTGAGCAGGTGCTGGATACGATGACGGCCTACCAGATCACCTCGATGCTCGAGGGCGTGGTTCAGGCCGGCACGGCGACCGTGCTCAAGGAGGTCGGCAAGCCGATCGCCGGCAAGACGGGAACCACCAACGAGGCCAAGGACGCCTGGTTCGTCGGCTTCTCGCCTGACCTCGCGGTCGCGATCTACATGGGCTACGACAAGCCGCGTCCGCTCGGCAAAGGCAACGCCGCGACCGGTGGCCATCTTGCTGCGCCGATCGCCAAGGACTTCATGAAGCTCGCACTGGCCGACAAGCCGGCGACCCCGTTCAAGATCCCGGCCGGCATCAAGCTGGTACGAGTCGACGCCAAGACCGGCATGCGCGCAGGGCCTGGCGATTCGGGCCGGACCATCATGGAGGCGTTCAAGCCGGGCACGGCGCCGCCGGACAACTACTCGGTGATCGGCGTAGCGGATGCCGATGGGCGGATGATGCCGCCGCAGAACGGCGGTCAGCCCGACTCCGGCAACTTCATCATTCGTCCGGGCACCGGCAGCCTGTACTAG
- a CDS encoding PLP-dependent aminotransferase family protein, which produces MDQRTPSPPLYEALADRLAALIDDDVLRPGMRAPSVRAFAAQHGVSLTTALQAYRLLEDRGVLAARPKSGFYITQRTHRQRALPTTSQPPRRANAVAVSNPVFSVLSYAGDPSYAPLGCAIPSAGLLAAERLDRHLARCARVHGRHYNIYADPHGDAELRAQISVRALRLGHAVPPEGVLITNGCTEALNIALSVTAKPGDAVAIESPTYFGLLQVLEARGLRALELPTDPVRGIDVAALDKALGARRVAACLLASSFNNPLGTRTEDASKAAIIRVLTRHGVPLIEDDIYGDISSGDDRPRPFAAIAPKADIILCSSFSKTIAPGYRIGWLAANRRHDEILAAKFALSLSGAALPQKAMADFLKSGGYDAHLRRIRKAFADNIDRMRRTVDRSFPKETRMTDPKGGFVLWLELPAPFNSDALYQRAIGERICFVPGGLFTATSGYRNCLRLSCSHDWDARIERSVERLGELASELLA; this is translated from the coding sequence ATGGATCAGCGCACCCCGTCTCCGCCGCTCTACGAAGCGCTCGCCGACCGCCTCGCGGCCCTGATCGACGACGATGTCCTGCGTCCGGGCATGCGCGCGCCGTCGGTGCGCGCCTTCGCCGCCCAGCATGGCGTCAGCCTGACGACGGCGCTGCAGGCCTATCGCCTGCTCGAGGATCGCGGCGTGCTGGCGGCGCGGCCGAAATCTGGCTTCTACATTACCCAGCGAACCCACCGGCAGCGCGCGCTGCCGACCACGTCGCAACCGCCGCGGCGCGCCAACGCGGTGGCCGTCTCCAATCCCGTGTTCAGCGTGCTCTCCTATGCCGGAGATCCGTCCTATGCGCCGCTCGGCTGCGCGATCCCGAGCGCCGGCCTGCTCGCCGCCGAGCGGCTCGACCGGCACCTCGCCCGCTGCGCCCGCGTCCACGGCCGCCACTACAACATCTATGCCGATCCGCATGGCGACGCCGAGCTGCGCGCGCAGATCTCTGTGCGCGCCCTGCGCCTCGGCCACGCCGTGCCGCCCGAGGGCGTGCTCATCACCAACGGCTGCACCGAGGCGCTCAACATCGCGCTGAGCGTCACGGCCAAGCCCGGCGACGCCGTGGCGATCGAATCCCCGACCTATTTCGGCCTGCTCCAGGTGCTCGAAGCCCGCGGCCTGCGCGCGCTGGAGCTGCCGACCGATCCAGTCCGCGGCATCGACGTCGCCGCGCTCGACAAGGCGCTCGGCGCGCGTCGCGTCGCCGCCTGCCTGCTCGCCTCGAGCTTCAACAATCCGCTGGGCACGCGCACCGAAGATGCAAGCAAGGCCGCGATCATCCGCGTGCTCACACGCCACGGCGTGCCGCTGATCGAGGACGATATCTACGGTGACATCAGCTCTGGCGACGACCGGCCGCGCCCGTTCGCAGCGATCGCCCCGAAGGCCGACATAATCCTATGCAGCTCGTTCTCGAAGACGATCGCGCCCGGCTATCGCATCGGCTGGCTCGCGGCCAACCGCCGCCACGATGAGATCCTCGCCGCGAAATTCGCGCTGTCGCTGAGCGGCGCGGCGCTGCCGCAGAAGGCGATGGCGGATTTCTTGAAGTCTGGCGGCTACGACGCGCATCTGCGGCGCATCCGCAAGGCTTTCGCCGACAACATCGACCGCATGCGCCGCACCGTCGACCGCAGCTTCCCGAAAGAGACGCGGATGACCGACCCGAAGGGCGGGTTCGTGCTGTGGCTGGAACTGCCGGCGCCATTCAATTCCGACGCGCTCTATCAGCGCGCCATCGGCGAGCGCATCTGCTTTGTGCCCGGCGGCCTGTTCACCGCGACTTCAGGCTATCGCAACTGCCTACGGCTGAGCTGCAGCCACGACTGGGACGCCCGCATCGAGCGCAGCGTGGAGCGGCTGGGCGAGCTGGCGAGCGAGCTGCTCGCCTAG
- a CDS encoding DUF3124 domain-containing protein yields the protein MCHIAAVALALCATAGEMRAADGVTATFASSLTAVPAETPTVTGAVYVPVYSSVTMAPGRVQADFSVTLSIHNASERQPLILRRINYYDTAGALVEAHLSAPVALKPFATIEIFVPTKDTRGGTGANFVIDWAATGEIAEPVVEALMVGGIGAGHYAFISQGRPIRPSGGRP from the coding sequence ATGTGTCACATCGCCGCTGTGGCCCTGGCGCTGTGCGCCACGGCCGGCGAGATGCGGGCGGCCGACGGCGTGACCGCGACATTCGCGAGCTCGCTGACCGCGGTTCCGGCGGAGACGCCCACCGTCACGGGCGCGGTCTATGTCCCCGTCTATTCCAGCGTCACGATGGCGCCGGGCCGGGTTCAGGCCGACTTCTCCGTCACGCTGAGCATCCACAATGCCTCTGAGCGGCAGCCGCTGATCCTCCGGCGCATCAACTATTACGACACGGCCGGCGCGCTGGTCGAAGCCCATCTGTCCGCGCCAGTCGCGCTGAAGCCGTTCGCGACCATCGAGATCTTCGTGCCGACCAAGGACACCCGCGGCGGCACCGGCGCCAATTTCGTCATCGACTGGGCGGCGACCGGGGAGATCGCCGAGCCCGTCGTCGAGGCGCTGATGGTCGGCGGCATCGGCGCAGGCCATTACGCCTTCATCTCCCAGGGCCGGCCGATCCGGCCGAGCGGCGGCCGGCCGTAG
- a CDS encoding LysM peptidoglycan-binding domain-containing protein, whose product MTIGTSGRLIWGGGAVAAVVVAGLVVAFAQGFGLDLSIFKHGRMSASQNGATGAGPATAGASPSSAAPQGVSAEEQNKTDKSAATQAASALANAQQQASGLAALLAPVTPPATQSEEPSFDVVSVEPSGDTVVAGRAAPGATVELLRNGEPHARVVADRAGQFSMVPPPLPPGTFELTLRAKQPDGRELSSKQSVAVVVEAGKRPATVAVIAPDQATRVLSKPAAPLAVAVEAVDFEPNGNLRVSGRARPGATVRIYLNDRLVSTATAGTDGRVATVIKDATWSGKDRLRLDEVDAKTGAVQARAEVPLNVPETLTTASLPAGSGQGQGSGAPGARTQLAAASPADLKDMATSPARNGARTITVSRGDSLWHISRRLLGEGTRYAVIYQANREQIRRPDLIYPGQVFVLPGKR is encoded by the coding sequence ATGACCATCGGAACCAGCGGACGATTGATCTGGGGAGGCGGCGCCGTCGCGGCGGTCGTGGTCGCCGGGCTTGTCGTCGCTTTTGCGCAGGGTTTTGGACTCGATCTGTCGATCTTCAAGCACGGGCGGATGTCCGCGAGCCAGAACGGCGCGACTGGAGCGGGCCCTGCAACGGCCGGTGCCTCGCCGTCGTCCGCTGCGCCGCAAGGCGTCTCGGCAGAGGAGCAGAACAAGACAGACAAGAGCGCTGCGACGCAGGCCGCATCCGCGCTGGCCAACGCGCAGCAGCAGGCCAGTGGGCTGGCTGCACTGCTGGCGCCGGTGACGCCGCCGGCGACCCAGAGCGAGGAGCCGTCGTTCGATGTGGTCAGCGTGGAGCCGTCTGGCGACACCGTCGTCGCCGGCCGCGCGGCGCCGGGGGCCACCGTCGAGCTTTTGCGCAACGGCGAGCCGCATGCCCGGGTTGTGGCCGATCGCGCAGGGCAGTTCTCCATGGTGCCGCCGCCGCTGCCGCCCGGGACGTTCGAGCTGACCTTGCGGGCCAAGCAGCCGGACGGCCGTGAGCTGTCATCCAAGCAGAGCGTGGCCGTGGTGGTCGAGGCCGGCAAGCGGCCGGCGACCGTCGCGGTGATCGCGCCGGACCAGGCGACGCGCGTGCTGTCGAAGCCGGCTGCGCCGCTCGCCGTGGCGGTGGAGGCCGTCGATTTCGAGCCGAACGGCAATCTGCGTGTCAGTGGCCGCGCCAGGCCGGGCGCGACCGTCCGGATCTATCTGAACGATCGCCTCGTCAGCACGGCAACCGCCGGTACCGATGGCCGCGTCGCGACCGTCATCAAGGACGCTACCTGGTCCGGCAAGGACCGGCTGCGGCTCGACGAGGTCGACGCCAAGACCGGCGCCGTTCAGGCGCGCGCCGAGGTGCCGTTGAACGTACCGGAGACGCTCACCACCGCCTCACTGCCGGCTGGCTCCGGCCAGGGACAGGGAAGCGGCGCTCCGGGTGCGCGGACCCAGCTCGCGGCGGCTTCGCCGGCCGACCTCAAGGACATGGCCACGTCGCCGGCCCGCAACGGCGCCAGGACGATCACCGTGTCGCGCGGCGACAGCCTGTGGCACATCAGCCGCCGCCTGCTCGGCGAGGGCACGCGCTACGCCGTCATCTACCAGGCCAACCGCGAACAGATCCGTCGGCCGGACCTGATCTACCCGGGCCAGGTGTTCGTGCTGCCGGGCAAGCGCTGA
- a CDS encoding NAD(P)-dependent oxidoreductase — translation MARVAFIGLGRMGHGMAGRYLDAGHAVAVWNRSKAKAEDLLARGARWSTSPADAAIDADTVVTMVADDEASRAVWLGPDGAAATMRVGTIAIECSTVSRDHALRLSRELNARGVIYLDCPVTGLPDAAASGKLTLLVGADPADLDRARPYLTPIGSTIRHFGPVGAGTVYKLINNLLGAMQIAGLAEGLAIAEQAGLDMALVLEAIQGGVAASPQVLRHAPRMIARNFADASFTAALRQKDAAYALRLAEELLGERPIMAQAAVDAYARAKAAMPDEDEGRMIELVSRPKA, via the coding sequence GTGGCGCGCGTCGCGTTCATCGGACTCGGCCGCATGGGCCATGGCATGGCCGGACGCTATCTCGACGCCGGCCATGCGGTCGCGGTCTGGAATCGCAGCAAGGCCAAGGCCGAGGATCTGCTCGCCCGCGGCGCGCGCTGGTCGACCTCGCCGGCGGACGCGGCGATCGATGCCGACACCGTCGTCACCATGGTCGCCGACGACGAGGCCTCGCGTGCGGTGTGGCTCGGGCCCGACGGCGCGGCAGCGACGATGCGGGTCGGTACGATCGCGATCGAGTGTTCGACCGTGTCGCGTGATCACGCGCTGCGGCTCTCGCGCGAGCTGAATGCACGCGGCGTCATCTATCTGGATTGCCCGGTGACGGGGCTTCCGGATGCGGCCGCGAGCGGCAAGCTGACCTTGCTGGTCGGCGCCGACCCCGCCGATCTCGACCGCGCACGGCCTTATCTGACGCCGATCGGTTCGACCATCCGACATTTCGGGCCGGTGGGTGCGGGCACGGTCTACAAGCTCATCAACAACCTGCTGGGCGCCATGCAGATCGCTGGGCTCGCCGAAGGGCTGGCGATCGCCGAGCAGGCCGGGCTCGACATGGCCCTCGTGCTGGAGGCGATCCAGGGCGGCGTCGCGGCAAGTCCGCAGGTTCTTCGGCACGCGCCGCGCATGATCGCGCGCAACTTCGCCGATGCAAGCTTCACCGCCGCTCTGCGCCAGAAGGATGCGGCTTACGCCTTGCGGCTGGCCGAGGAGCTTCTGGGCGAACGTCCCATCATGGCGCAAGCCGCTGTCGATGCCTATGCGCGCGCGAAAGCGGCGATGCCCGACGAGGACGAGGGCCGCATGATCGAACTGGTCTCGCGGCCGAAGGCCTGA
- a CDS encoding cation:proton antiporter: protein MHELIGDITLCILFAWVLGLAAHKWRQPSILAYLVAGFAIGPFGTGWVKSQESISVISELGLIFMLFMIGLEIDLKKIIRAGPVILIAGGVQLLGGAALGILFFVAIGMRMGAESYDALYLCVACALSSTVIIVKVLYEKRELDTLPGRITLGVLVLQDVFAILFLAVQPSLDDLHFGVILLSFARAGALVAIALLLSRYVLPPVFHRIARTPELILLGALAWCFLIGEIAERLHLSREMGSLIAGVSLSTFPYALDVTAKVTTLRDFFITLFFVALGMTIPIPTMSVVGLALVIALFTVASRLVTAFTPLYIMRQGLRASLLPALNLAQISEFSLVVIQTGAAAGHLKAGTSSAASFAFVLLAVASTFVIVRSDPIVRRTIPLLKRVGLHDLDDAKEGEAGHEGGGHGAGRPIVLLGFFRTASALLSEIERTQPALLDQIGVVDFNPVVFRTLSDRGLQVTYGDISNVDTLVHAGVGQAELIILSIPDSLLKGANNEKLVRHVRSINASAKIVATADLLADVNDLYDAGADYVTVPRLSDAQVLLNLIQDASAGLLSERRRQAEALLADRREVLP from the coding sequence ATGCATGAACTGATCGGCGACATCACGCTCTGCATCCTGTTTGCGTGGGTGCTTGGACTGGCGGCACACAAATGGCGCCAGCCCTCGATTCTCGCATATCTGGTCGCGGGCTTCGCCATTGGCCCCTTTGGCACCGGCTGGGTCAAGTCCCAGGAATCGATCTCGGTGATCTCCGAGCTCGGCCTGATCTTCATGCTGTTCATGATCGGGCTGGAGATCGACCTGAAAAAAATCATCCGCGCCGGCCCGGTGATCCTGATCGCCGGCGGCGTCCAACTGCTCGGCGGCGCGGCGCTGGGCATCCTGTTCTTCGTCGCGATCGGCATGCGGATGGGCGCGGAGAGCTACGACGCGCTGTATCTCTGCGTCGCCTGCGCGCTGTCCTCGACGGTCATCATCGTGAAGGTGCTGTACGAGAAACGCGAGCTCGACACCCTGCCCGGCCGTATCACTCTGGGCGTGCTGGTGCTGCAGGACGTGTTCGCGATCCTGTTCCTGGCGGTGCAGCCGAGCCTCGACGATCTGCATTTCGGGGTGATCCTGCTGTCGTTCGCGCGCGCCGGCGCGCTGGTCGCGATCGCGCTGCTGCTCAGCCGCTACGTGCTGCCGCCGGTGTTCCACCGCATCGCCCGCACCCCGGAGCTGATCCTGCTCGGCGCGCTCGCCTGGTGCTTTCTGATCGGCGAGATCGCCGAGCGGCTGCATCTGTCGCGCGAGATGGGATCATTGATCGCCGGCGTGTCGCTGTCGACCTTCCCCTACGCGCTCGACGTCACCGCCAAGGTCACCACTTTGCGCGATTTCTTCATCACGCTGTTCTTCGTCGCGCTCGGCATGACCATCCCGATCCCGACGATGTCGGTGGTGGGTCTGGCGCTGGTGATCGCGCTTTTCACGGTGGCGAGCCGGCTCGTCACCGCCTTCACGCCGCTCTACATAATGCGGCAGGGCCTGCGCGCGAGCCTGCTGCCGGCGCTCAACCTCGCCCAGATCAGCGAGTTCTCGCTGGTGGTGATCCAGACCGGCGCCGCCGCGGGACATCTGAAGGCCGGCACGTCGAGCGCGGCCTCCTTCGCCTTCGTGCTGCTGGCGGTCGCCTCGACCTTCGTCATCGTGCGCTCCGATCCGATCGTGCGCCGGACGATCCCGCTTCTGAAGCGCGTGGGCCTGCACGACCTCGATGACGCCAAGGAGGGCGAGGCCGGCCATGAGGGCGGTGGTCATGGCGCCGGGCGGCCGATCGTGCTGCTCGGTTTCTTTCGCACGGCGAGCGCCCTGCTCAGCGAAATCGAGCGCACCCAGCCGGCGCTGCTGGACCAGATCGGCGTGGTCGATTTCAATCCGGTCGTGTTCCGCACCTTGTCGGACCGCGGCCTCCAGGTGACCTACGGGGACATCAGCAATGTCGATACGCTGGTACATGCCGGGGTCGGCCAGGCCGAGCTGATCATCCTCAGCATTCCGGATTCACTGCTCAAGGGCGCCAACAACGAAAAGCTGGTGCGACACGTCCGCAGCATCAACGCGTCAGCCAAGATCGTCGCCACCGCCGATCTGCTCGCCGACGTCAACGACCTCTACGATGCCGGCGCGGACTACGTGACGGTGCCCAGGCTCAGCGACGCGCAGGTGCTGCTCAATCTGATCCAGGACGCCAGCGCCGGCCTGTTGTCGGAGCGCCGCAGACAGGCCGAAGCGCTGCTCGCGGACCGTCGCGAGGTGCTGCCATGA
- the upp gene encoding uracil phosphoribosyltransferase, producing MTNNHVHVVDHPLVQHKLTLMRERDRSTKGFRELLNEIGMLLAYEVTRDLPIELVDIQTPIAAMKAPKIAGKKLTLAPILRAGVGFLDGMLALMPSARIAHIGLYRDPNTLQAVEYYFKAPQDLTDRTVILMDPMLATGNSACAAAELLKARGARDIRFVCLLAAPEGIASFSAEHPDIPIWTAAIDEKLNDHAYIVPGLGDAGDRMFGTK from the coding sequence ATGACAAACAACCACGTCCACGTCGTCGATCATCCGCTGGTGCAGCACAAGCTCACCTTGATGCGCGAGCGCGACCGCTCCACCAAGGGCTTCCGCGAGTTGCTCAACGAGATCGGCATGCTGCTGGCCTACGAGGTCACGCGCGACCTGCCGATCGAGCTCGTCGACATCCAAACGCCGATCGCGGCGATGAAGGCGCCAAAGATCGCCGGCAAGAAGCTCACGCTCGCGCCGATCCTGCGCGCCGGAGTGGGATTCTTGGACGGGATGCTGGCGCTGATGCCGTCGGCGCGCATCGCCCATATCGGCCTGTACCGTGACCCCAACACGCTGCAGGCCGTGGAGTATTATTTCAAGGCGCCCCAGGATCTGACCGATCGCACCGTGATTTTGATGGACCCGATGCTGGCGACCGGCAATTCCGCCTGTGCCGCAGCCGAACTTCTCAAGGCACGCGGCGCCCGCGACATCCGCTTCGTCTGCCTGCTGGCCGCGCCAGAGGGCATCGCGAGCTTCAGCGCCGAGCATCCGGACATCCCGATCTGGACCGCCGCGATCGACGAGAAGCTGAACGACCACGCCTATATCGTCCCTGGCCTCGGCGACGCGGGAGACCGGATGTTCGGCACGAAGTGA